In one window of Zhongshania aliphaticivorans DNA:
- a CDS encoding TetR/AcrR family transcriptional regulator C-terminal domain-containing protein yields MYTAIVRWLTAAMKDGRLKPLNVDIASEQIHSLIKGSSFWPQLLQTSPILSAAQRHDLAERTVTMVLSTYQA; encoded by the coding sequence TTGTACACGGCGATTGTTCGCTGGTTAACAGCGGCAATGAAGGACGGCAGGCTCAAGCCCCTCAACGTTGATATTGCCAGTGAACAAATCCACAGCTTGATTAAGGGCAGCAGCTTTTGGCCGCAGCTGCTGCAAACTTCGCCGATATTGAGCGCGGCGCAACGTCATGATTTAGCTGAGCGCACTGTCACAATGGTGCTCAGTACCTACCAAGCTTAA
- a CDS encoding glutathione S-transferase family protein, with protein MTSINKPKLWHCYTSRSLRALWALEEMGIEYDLEVLPFPPRMFQREFLDVNPLGTVPYFVDGDTHMTESSAIGLYLVERYQRYDVGLKADHAEYGDYLNWLFHSDATLTFPQTLVLRYSQLEPAERRQPQVVEDYYKWFLARLKRLNSHLMDREFLCDKRFTVADIAIVYALYLGEGLGLSQFYEPQVQDYLRRMTARPAFQKVEPIGKENALFSPTPYPFENIPDLFA; from the coding sequence ATGACATCAATCAATAAGCCAAAGCTTTGGCATTGTTACACCTCTCGATCCTTACGGGCTTTATGGGCGCTAGAGGAGATGGGCATAGAATACGATCTTGAGGTTCTGCCATTTCCGCCGCGCATGTTCCAGCGTGAGTTTTTAGACGTAAACCCTTTGGGGACCGTGCCTTATTTTGTGGATGGCGACACCCACATGACGGAATCGTCTGCCATCGGTCTGTATTTAGTCGAGCGCTATCAACGCTATGATGTTGGTTTAAAAGCCGATCACGCTGAGTACGGTGATTATTTAAACTGGTTGTTTCACAGTGATGCCACGCTGACGTTTCCACAGACCTTAGTGTTACGTTATTCGCAACTAGAGCCTGCTGAGCGTCGTCAGCCCCAAGTCGTTGAAGATTACTACAAATGGTTTTTGGCTCGTTTGAAACGCTTGAATTCGCACCTTATGGATCGTGAATTTTTATGTGACAAGCGCTTCACCGTGGCGGATATTGCGATTGTTTATGCCTTATATCTGGGTGAAGGTTTGGGCTTGTCGCAGTTTTACGAACCTCAGGTGCAGGATTATTTAAGGCGAATGACAGCGCGGCCTGCGTTTCAAAAAGTAGAACCTATAGGCAAAGAAAACGCATTGTTCAGCCCTACGCCATACCCTTTCGAGAACATCCCAGACTTGTTCGCCTAA
- a CDS encoding acyl-CoA thioesterase, which translates to MSENPPIPSRSEFPHFCEIQTRWHDNDVYQHVNNVIYYSFFDTAVNEHLIASGVLDIATSPTIALVIETQCQYFSSVSFPDKVSVGLKVAHLGNSSVRYETALFRNDDSQASALGRFVHVYVDRKSNRPVPIPEPVRQVLQRIQPE; encoded by the coding sequence ATGAGCGAGAACCCCCCGATACCAAGCCGCAGTGAATTTCCGCACTTTTGCGAAATTCAAACCCGCTGGCATGATAATGACGTCTATCAGCATGTGAACAATGTCATTTACTATTCCTTTTTTGACACCGCCGTAAACGAACACTTAATCGCCAGTGGCGTCCTAGACATTGCAACAAGCCCGACCATCGCCCTCGTGATAGAAACCCAATGCCAATACTTTTCATCGGTGAGCTTTCCTGACAAGGTGAGCGTTGGTCTTAAAGTCGCACACCTAGGCAATAGCAGTGTTCGTTATGAAACCGCGCTCTTTCGCAATGACGACAGCCAAGCGTCTGCCCTAGGGCGATTTGTCCATGTGTACGTAGACCGCAAAAGCAATCGTCCAGTGCCGATTCCTGAACCTGTACGCCAAGTACTCCAGCGCATCCAGCCTGAATAG
- a CDS encoding acyl-CoA thioesterase — protein sequence MQQLIALLSLEKLDENLYRGQSEATDWGRVYGGQVIAQALSAAAQQADPARHIHSFHSYFLRPGDPEHPIIFEVESNLDAGTISNRRVKAVQCGKTIFFMTSSFQLDIDSFDHQSEMPEVAAPDFLPQELELREEDLRYAPEEWLPKFNAVRAIDFRSVDYYDLKNPDHGKPTKQTWMRPNGRLPDNPCIHNYMLAYASDFFFLATASQPHAVSFLTDDMRMATIDHSMWFHRPFDFNDWLLYDMESPSASNGRGFVRGKIYDRAGRLVASSTQEGILRKKRGN from the coding sequence TTGCAGCAACTTATTGCCCTACTCAGCCTAGAGAAATTAGACGAGAACCTCTATCGAGGTCAGTCAGAAGCAACCGATTGGGGGCGGGTCTACGGCGGTCAGGTCATTGCCCAGGCGCTATCAGCCGCCGCTCAACAAGCCGACCCCGCCCGCCATATTCACTCCTTCCACTCTTACTTTCTACGGCCGGGTGACCCAGAGCATCCGATCATCTTCGAAGTCGAAAGTAATCTTGATGCAGGCACCATTTCAAATCGTCGAGTGAAAGCAGTGCAATGCGGTAAAACCATCTTTTTTATGACCAGCTCTTTTCAACTCGACATCGACAGCTTCGATCATCAAAGTGAAATGCCCGAGGTAGCCGCGCCAGATTTTTTACCACAGGAACTTGAGCTACGCGAAGAAGACCTGCGCTATGCGCCCGAAGAATGGTTGCCAAAATTTAACGCCGTGCGCGCCATCGATTTTCGCTCAGTGGATTATTACGACTTAAAAAATCCCGACCACGGCAAACCGACCAAGCAAACCTGGATGCGACCCAATGGCCGCTTACCCGACAACCCCTGTATTCACAATTATATGCTTGCTTACGCCTCAGATTTTTTCTTTTTAGCCACCGCCAGCCAGCCTCACGCCGTGTCGTTTTTAACCGACGACATGCGCATGGCCACCATTGATCACAGTATGTGGTTTCACCGGCCCTTCGACTTTAACGACTGGCTACTCTACGACATGGAAAGCCCCAGCGCCTCAAATGGCCGAGGCTTTGTGCGCGGAAAAATATACGACCGCGCCGGCCGGCTGGTCGCCAGCAGCACCCAAGAAGGTATATTGCGGAAAAAACGGGGAAACTAA
- a CDS encoding acyl-CoA dehydrogenase family protein, whose translation MILTEEHEAIRQTTAKFIDNEINPYADEWEAAGIFPAHELFKKMGDLGLLGICKPIEFGGMGLDYSYQIVFSEELGRITTGGVSMGIGVQTDMATPALARFGSDELRKEFLVPAIAGDAVFSIAVSEPHAGSDVAAIKTTAKKDGDDYIINGSKMWITNSTQADYLCLLANTSDDKPHMNKSLIVVPTNTPGISFSEKLDKLGMRSSDTAQVFFDNVRVPQRNLIGEEGHGFIYQMLQFQEERLFAAAGSLKAMEECINKTIDYTRERQIFGQSVLDNQVVHFRLAELQTEVEALRALTFDAVEGYLNGTDVTRKASMAKLKAGRLLREVTDSCMQYWGGMGFMWDNPVARAYRDTRITSIGGGADEVMLSIICKTMGTLPGRKK comes from the coding sequence ATGATTTTAACTGAAGAGCATGAAGCCATACGGCAGACCACTGCAAAATTTATTGATAACGAAATAAACCCCTATGCTGACGAGTGGGAGGCAGCGGGCATTTTCCCCGCCCATGAGTTATTTAAAAAGATGGGTGACCTTGGCTTGCTGGGTATTTGTAAGCCCATTGAGTTTGGTGGTATGGGCTTAGACTACAGTTATCAAATTGTCTTTTCTGAAGAGTTGGGGCGAATCACCACCGGCGGTGTGTCTATGGGGATTGGTGTACAGACCGACATGGCAACCCCAGCGCTGGCGCGATTTGGCAGTGATGAGCTGCGTAAAGAGTTTTTAGTTCCGGCTATTGCCGGCGATGCGGTGTTTTCGATCGCGGTGAGTGAACCCCATGCAGGCTCGGATGTAGCCGCTATTAAAACCACCGCCAAAAAAGACGGTGATGATTACATTATCAATGGCTCGAAAATGTGGATCACGAATTCGACCCAAGCTGATTATTTGTGTTTGTTGGCGAATACCAGTGACGATAAGCCGCATATGAATAAATCCTTAATTGTGGTTCCCACCAATACGCCAGGTATTTCGTTTTCTGAAAAATTAGATAAATTGGGCATGCGTTCCTCTGATACCGCGCAAGTCTTCTTTGACAATGTGCGAGTGCCGCAGCGCAATCTTATTGGTGAAGAGGGGCATGGTTTTATTTACCAAATGCTGCAGTTTCAAGAAGAGCGTCTGTTTGCCGCCGCAGGCAGTTTAAAAGCGATGGAAGAGTGCATTAACAAAACCATTGATTACACCAGAGAGCGACAGATCTTTGGTCAGTCGGTGTTAGATAACCAAGTTGTCCACTTTCGCTTAGCTGAGCTACAGACCGAGGTTGAGGCCTTAAGGGCACTGACGTTCGACGCGGTAGAGGGCTACCTCAACGGCACTGACGTGACACGCAAAGCATCAATGGCTAAATTGAAAGCAGGTCGATTGCTGCGCGAAGTCACTGACAGCTGCATGCAGTATTGGGGCGGAATGGGCTTTATGTGGGATAACCCAGTGGCGAGGGCGTATCGAGATACTCGTATTACGTCCATAGGCGGCGGCGCCGATGAGGTCATGTTAAGCATTATCTGTAAAACGATGGGAACCTTGCCGGGCCGTAAGAAGTAG
- a CDS encoding LysR family transcriptional regulator, translating into MKIADLQVLLKVAELRSITAAANQLDMSSSAASVSLKRIEQALGAQMFVRTTRQLRFTPEGERYLPFCQQALDLLQQGQVLITEEQHAISGEVRMAVSSEMGRNLMRVLLNKFMAKYSAVTLRLHASDSRADFYRDGIDVALRAITKDAAKDLNLYGFKICNIPHVVCAAPNYIAEYGEPLIPDDLPQHNALLYKLYEVVHDTWAFYDDTQKYKVKMRSDRAVNDGDIVRRWCVDGEGIAKKSAIDVSQDLLSGRLKRLMPEYKIPLTEMWLVLPSRQLISPAIRLIRDELKQTISERREQLIANKVLAEEEWPDAAIN; encoded by the coding sequence ATGAAAATTGCTGATCTACAAGTACTGTTAAAGGTTGCCGAGCTTCGTTCTATTACCGCCGCCGCAAATCAGTTAGATATGAGCTCATCTGCGGCTAGTGTGTCTTTGAAGCGTATTGAGCAAGCGCTAGGCGCGCAGATGTTTGTGCGTACAACTCGGCAATTGCGGTTTACCCCTGAAGGTGAGCGCTACTTGCCGTTTTGTCAGCAAGCCTTGGATTTGCTTCAGCAAGGCCAGGTCTTAATTACCGAAGAGCAGCATGCGATAAGTGGCGAAGTACGCATGGCGGTATCGTCGGAAATGGGGCGAAACTTAATGCGTGTCTTGCTTAATAAGTTTATGGCCAAGTACAGCGCGGTTACCTTGCGCTTGCATGCCAGTGATAGTCGAGCGGATTTTTATCGCGATGGGATAGATGTTGCTTTGCGTGCTATAACGAAAGACGCGGCAAAAGATCTTAATTTATACGGGTTTAAAATATGTAATATACCTCACGTGGTATGCGCCGCACCTAACTATATTGCCGAATATGGCGAGCCATTAATTCCGGACGATCTTCCCCAGCATAACGCGCTGCTCTATAAGCTCTACGAAGTGGTCCACGACACCTGGGCGTTTTATGACGATACGCAAAAATACAAAGTGAAAATGCGCAGTGACCGCGCCGTTAACGATGGCGATATTGTTAGACGTTGGTGTGTTGATGGCGAGGGTATAGCAAAAAAGTCAGCCATAGATGTCTCACAAGACTTATTGAGCGGCAGGCTGAAAAGGCTGATGCCAGAATATAAGATACCCTTAACTGAAATGTGGTTGGTGTTGCCCAGCCGGCAGTTAATTTCACCGGCTATTCGGCTTATTCGCGACGAACTTAAACAGACTATCAGTGAGCGGAGAGAGCAATTGATAGCTAATAAGGTACTGGCAGAAGAAGAATGGCCAGATGCGGCTATAAATTAA
- a CDS encoding helix-turn-helix domain-containing protein yields MSVPNQSAKLSSTPIRTVNGSAFKALFQAAEVLGADLAALCTDTGLSLDNIEDVDSRYPVDDLLNLYELVASQTQTPDIGLYLGRIDYINRLNLQLYACSACATFREYLNVMPSVLRIVGDIGEVKVRRDSEFIRLDWQPLAPETAQQRYLSDSSLAAAAVIVNSVCVRPIVIRAAHFSYPQPEDLSMLIQQFGVHLLFNQPNSCLYIDRACLDYALIRLDANWVQALAQPIRYLFEDNKGSNDFVVALRKTLLRLLPSGDMSIDKAAEALNISRRTLQRRLAEQGTQFLHVLQELRAELAIQYLSDERLSITDIAFLLGYMDQSSFSGAFRSWHGKSPRDFRKQ; encoded by the coding sequence ATGTCAGTGCCTAATCAATCAGCAAAATTGAGCTCTACGCCAATACGAACGGTCAATGGCTCAGCGTTTAAAGCGCTGTTTCAAGCAGCCGAAGTATTGGGTGCTGATCTTGCCGCGCTCTGTACTGACACCGGTTTGAGCTTGGATAATATAGAAGATGTAGATAGTCGTTACCCCGTTGATGACTTACTGAATTTATATGAGCTTGTGGCGTCGCAAACGCAAACTCCCGATATTGGCCTTTACCTTGGCCGGATAGATTATATCAACCGTTTAAATCTCCAGTTATACGCCTGTTCTGCTTGCGCAACTTTTCGTGAATACCTAAATGTTATGCCCAGTGTTTTACGCATAGTGGGGGATATTGGTGAAGTTAAAGTACGTCGAGACAGCGAGTTTATTCGTTTAGATTGGCAGCCTTTGGCACCAGAAACGGCACAGCAACGCTATTTGAGTGATTCTTCTCTAGCGGCAGCTGCGGTGATTGTTAACTCGGTGTGTGTACGGCCAATTGTAATTCGTGCGGCGCATTTCAGTTATCCTCAGCCAGAGGATTTAAGCATGTTAATTCAGCAATTTGGCGTTCATTTGCTGTTTAATCAACCAAACAGCTGTTTGTATATAGATCGTGCTTGCTTAGATTATGCGCTGATCCGCTTAGATGCCAATTGGGTTCAGGCCTTAGCGCAGCCCATTCGGTATTTATTTGAGGACAATAAAGGCAGTAATGATTTTGTGGTTGCCCTACGTAAAACATTGCTGCGTTTATTGCCTAGCGGTGACATGAGTATTGATAAAGCGGCTGAAGCGTTGAATATATCTCGTCGCACATTACAGCGGCGTTTGGCCGAACAGGGCACACAATTTTTGCATGTTTTGCAGGAATTGCGTGCCGAACTCGCCATTCAGTATTTAAGTGATGAACGCTTGAGTATTACTGATATTGCTTTTCTACTTGGTTATATGGATCAAAGCTCCTTTTCTGGTGCGTTTCGCAGTTGGCATGGCAAATCACCGCGTGACTTTCGAAAACAATAA
- a CDS encoding iron-containing alcohol dehydrogenase, whose product MTTFEFHTTKSIVVERGSAARLATHIADMNCQSVLVISDQGVIGAGLLTAMLANIEQSDIAVSVYSEVVADPPESVVERGILAARAYRADCIVGLGGGSSLDTAKLIALLGNSDQSLADVYGVDAAKGQRLPLVLIPTTAGTGSEVTGIAIVTTGENEKKGVVSPLLLPDIALLDAELTVGLPNHVTAATGIDAMVHAIEAFTSKRLKNPISDSLAKDALRLLAANIQIVCQQGNNIQARENMLIGSCLAGMAFANAPVGGVHALAYPIGALFHVPHGLSNALMLNAVMRFNLPEAESEYAELANVVFPTLQGSAQERALALINYLKDLASELGIATSLREVGIDEKDLTALAEDAMKQARLLINNPREICLADAKALYKESL is encoded by the coding sequence ATGACTACTTTTGAGTTTCACACCACAAAATCTATTGTCGTTGAGCGTGGTTCCGCAGCGCGTCTTGCTACACATATTGCCGACATGAACTGCCAATCGGTGCTCGTGATCAGTGACCAAGGGGTTATCGGCGCAGGCCTATTAACCGCCATGCTAGCTAACATCGAACAAAGTGATATTGCTGTTTCAGTATATTCAGAGGTCGTCGCCGATCCCCCTGAATCCGTTGTGGAGCGCGGCATATTGGCAGCAAGGGCATATCGAGCAGATTGTATTGTCGGCCTCGGTGGAGGCAGCTCCCTAGACACAGCCAAACTCATCGCACTACTTGGCAATAGCGATCAAAGTCTAGCCGACGTTTACGGTGTTGATGCCGCCAAAGGTCAACGCCTGCCGCTGGTGTTAATACCCACAACGGCTGGCACCGGGTCAGAAGTAACAGGCATTGCCATTGTCACCACCGGCGAAAACGAGAAAAAAGGCGTGGTGTCACCGTTATTGCTACCCGACATCGCCCTGCTAGATGCCGAATTAACCGTAGGACTACCCAATCATGTCACCGCGGCAACAGGAATTGACGCCATGGTACATGCCATTGAAGCCTTCACCAGTAAGCGGCTCAAAAACCCGATTTCGGACAGTCTCGCCAAAGACGCCTTACGCTTGCTCGCCGCCAATATTCAAATCGTCTGCCAACAGGGCAACAATATTCAGGCACGCGAAAATATGCTGATCGGTTCATGCCTAGCCGGAATGGCATTTGCCAACGCACCGGTCGGCGGCGTACACGCCCTCGCCTACCCCATTGGAGCACTGTTTCATGTTCCCCACGGTCTGTCTAATGCATTGATGCTAAACGCGGTAATGCGATTCAATTTACCCGAGGCAGAAAGCGAGTATGCCGAGCTCGCCAATGTGGTATTTCCAACACTGCAAGGCTCCGCACAAGAGCGCGCGTTAGCATTAATAAACTACTTAAAAGACCTTGCTAGCGAACTGGGTATTGCCACGTCACTGCGAGAAGTGGGTATTGATGAAAAAGACCTAACCGCCCTAGCCGAAGATGCAATGAAACAGGCCAGACTCTTAATCAATAATCCCCGCGAGATTTGTTTAGCAGACGCTAAGGCACTGTATAAGGAATCACTATGA
- a CDS encoding penicillin acylase family protein, with protein sequence MRIYGLIITCIVLLSMTGCGGGGSSRNSDSGDDNGGNGNGGPQYQVEVRRTSFGIPHIKASNYGNMGYGYGYVHAEDNLCILAEDLLTIRGERAKYLGRDGTYTIVSNGSTANNVDSDFFWKFIATDEAIAPLKNSDQEAIDATKGFVAGYNRYVKELKAGQHPGRHLACRNEAWLTEITADDMFRRYFRLTLLASSSVFVNEVSQAKPPGPDNLPLPIDLDDILALDPAALPLSDGLPIGSNMYALGPDATSEESLLLGNPHFPWTGTERLYLTHLELPDAEIMGASLYGVPAVLIGFNEHFAWSHTVSTAYRFTFYELTLNPADPTQYLYDGEMRDMDANEVTINILEDDGTSTSETRTLYRSHYGPMLELAVSGIPVLEWSPLKAYTLRDANAENGSLMNQFFRWNRAQSFEEFVELHGSVLGVPWVNTAATGPGKPAYYGDVTVVPNVSDGKVQTCGALPLQVVLGQLMPGLPILDGSRSDCEWDNDEDAPRPGIFGPANLPKITRNDWVHNCNDSYWVSNPAEPLTGFAAIIGDEGTERTLRTRLCMQQVIKRLDSSDGRPGNLFNLDTLQEVALESTVLSEQLARQSVLSSYCALPTPILSTGGTPVEISDACSILASWDGKNNLNSVGGHIWREFWRGTGGPLPVATPLDDLLWLTPFSASDPVNTPATLNVLNPIVATALADGVQKVLDSPFELDTPMGQIQHSGAHDSVIPIFGGEGFEGSFTIANARGGGLEEDGYNITYGNSYIQTVTWDTAGNPVAEGFITYSQSGDPASPYYKNMTEAYSAKEWIKFPYLEADIAADTIETLNLSE encoded by the coding sequence ATGCGTATTTACGGGTTAATTATTACCTGCATCGTCCTATTAAGCATGACCGGCTGTGGTGGCGGAGGAAGCTCTCGCAACTCCGACAGCGGTGATGACAATGGCGGTAATGGTAACGGCGGCCCGCAATACCAAGTGGAGGTACGCCGCACCTCCTTCGGTATCCCTCACATCAAAGCTAGTAATTACGGCAATATGGGCTACGGCTACGGCTACGTTCATGCAGAGGACAACCTCTGCATACTGGCCGAAGACTTGTTAACCATTCGCGGTGAGCGCGCCAAATATCTCGGCCGCGACGGCACTTACACTATTGTCTCCAACGGCTCCACGGCCAATAACGTAGATTCAGATTTTTTCTGGAAATTCATCGCCACCGATGAGGCCATCGCGCCGCTTAAAAACAGTGACCAAGAAGCAATCGACGCCACTAAAGGTTTTGTCGCTGGCTACAACCGCTATGTAAAGGAGCTTAAAGCCGGTCAACATCCCGGTCGCCACTTGGCCTGCCGAAATGAAGCTTGGCTTACCGAAATCACCGCTGACGATATGTTCCGCCGATACTTCCGGTTAACCCTTCTGGCCAGCTCATCGGTGTTTGTGAACGAGGTTTCTCAGGCCAAACCACCGGGGCCAGACAATCTGCCATTGCCCATCGATCTAGATGACATTCTCGCGCTGGATCCCGCTGCATTGCCACTGTCGGATGGACTACCTATCGGCAGCAATATGTACGCCCTAGGGCCCGATGCGACAAGTGAAGAATCATTGCTGTTAGGTAATCCGCATTTTCCGTGGACCGGGACTGAGCGTCTCTATCTGACGCACCTAGAGTTGCCGGATGCTGAAATCATGGGAGCTTCGCTATATGGCGTACCCGCGGTGCTGATCGGTTTCAATGAGCATTTCGCGTGGAGCCATACCGTATCCACTGCCTATCGCTTTACCTTCTACGAACTGACCCTGAACCCAGCCGATCCCACCCAGTACCTCTATGACGGTGAAATGCGCGATATGGACGCAAACGAGGTGACGATCAACATACTGGAAGACGACGGCACCAGCACCAGCGAAACTCGCACCCTATATCGATCACATTATGGCCCGATGTTGGAACTGGCAGTCTCCGGTATACCAGTGCTTGAATGGTCGCCCCTTAAAGCCTACACACTGCGCGACGCCAATGCCGAAAACGGCAGTCTTATGAACCAGTTTTTCAGGTGGAATAGAGCGCAAAGTTTTGAAGAATTTGTGGAGCTGCACGGCAGCGTACTCGGCGTACCCTGGGTCAACACTGCCGCGACCGGCCCCGGCAAACCAGCCTACTACGGTGATGTCACTGTCGTCCCCAACGTCTCCGACGGCAAGGTCCAGACCTGTGGCGCCCTGCCTTTACAAGTTGTGCTCGGGCAGCTAATGCCCGGCTTGCCGATCCTTGACGGTTCGCGTTCGGATTGCGAGTGGGACAACGATGAAGACGCTCCTCGGCCCGGCATTTTTGGCCCAGCAAACCTACCCAAAATCACCCGTAACGACTGGGTACACAATTGCAATGACAGTTACTGGGTCAGCAATCCTGCCGAGCCACTTACCGGCTTTGCCGCCATCATTGGCGATGAAGGTACCGAGCGCACCCTGCGTACCCGTCTGTGTATGCAGCAGGTCATCAAGCGCCTAGATAGTAGTGATGGCCGACCCGGCAACTTGTTTAATTTGGATACACTGCAGGAAGTTGCACTAGAGAGCACCGTTCTGTCAGAGCAGCTCGCGCGCCAATCTGTGTTGAGCAGCTATTGTGCCCTGCCAACACCTATACTTAGCACTGGCGGCACTCCGGTAGAAATAAGCGACGCCTGCTCGATACTCGCAAGCTGGGACGGGAAGAACAACCTAAACTCCGTCGGCGGGCATATCTGGCGCGAGTTTTGGCGTGGCACCGGTGGCCCCCTGCCGGTCGCCACCCCACTGGATGACCTCCTTTGGTTGACGCCCTTCTCCGCGAGCGACCCGGTCAACACCCCAGCGACCCTTAATGTGCTCAATCCCATTGTCGCCACCGCCTTGGCAGATGGGGTGCAGAAAGTTTTGGACTCGCCCTTTGAACTGGATACGCCGATGGGTCAAATACAGCATTCCGGTGCACATGACAGCGTTATACCCATATTCGGCGGCGAAGGTTTTGAGGGTTCATTCACCATTGCCAATGCGCGTGGCGGTGGACTTGAGGAGGACGGCTACAACATCACCTACGGCAACAGCTATATTCAAACTGTCACTTGGGATACTGCCGGCAATCCCGTCGCCGAAGGGTTTATCACCTATTCGCAATCCGGCGATCCAGCCTCGCCGTATTACAAGAATATGACCGAGGCCTACTCAGCTAAAGAGTGGATCAAATTTCCCTATTTGGAAGCAGATATTGCGGCAGATACCATTGAGACACTAAATTTATCTGAATAA
- a CDS encoding acyl-CoA dehydrogenase family protein, protein MSLTFDSARLFNPYLKPEHEEWRTQLRKWLEKEVIPFLDDWEEAGKIPDELWQKAASIGVMQMGYPEAFGGISEGIDQWHINISNEEFTRAGSAGGLMSNLLIHGIGLPPVMNYGSDEIKQLVAPAVLAGEKRISLGITEPSGGSDVANITTTAVRDGDDYIVNGSKTFISGVMNADWVSTAVRTGGEGGRGVSMLLIPTDLPGVARTALDRKQGWWCAETGTIYFDNVRVPASHLLGEEGQGFLVIMTNFNPERLSLAVTMEAAARACLEDAVEWAQQRKTFGKRLADHQVIRHKIATMKQKINATQTYLQYLTQAYIEGRCDPGDLAMAKVQASETMEFCAREASQILGGASYLRGNRIERFYREVRVNAIGGGSEEIMRDLAARQYRL, encoded by the coding sequence ATGTCCTTAACGTTTGATAGCGCGCGTCTTTTTAATCCTTATTTAAAGCCTGAGCATGAAGAGTGGCGAACACAGCTACGAAAATGGCTAGAAAAGGAAGTAATCCCGTTTCTCGATGACTGGGAAGAGGCCGGCAAGATTCCTGACGAGCTTTGGCAAAAAGCTGCCAGTATTGGCGTAATGCAAATGGGCTATCCCGAGGCCTTTGGTGGGATTTCTGAAGGCATAGATCAGTGGCATATAAATATCAGCAATGAAGAATTTACCCGCGCCGGTTCTGCTGGCGGCCTGATGAGTAATTTACTTATTCATGGGATTGGCTTGCCGCCAGTAATGAATTACGGCAGCGATGAGATTAAGCAACTTGTCGCTCCTGCGGTGCTGGCCGGTGAGAAGCGAATTTCCCTTGGTATTACTGAACCCTCAGGAGGCTCTGATGTTGCTAACATCACAACCACAGCGGTACGCGATGGTGATGATTATATTGTCAACGGGAGTAAGACGTTTATCTCTGGTGTGATGAATGCCGATTGGGTGTCAACCGCGGTGAGAACTGGTGGCGAGGGAGGGCGAGGGGTGTCGATGTTATTAATCCCCACTGACTTGCCCGGAGTTGCTCGCACAGCGCTAGACCGTAAACAGGGTTGGTGGTGTGCCGAAACCGGCACCATATATTTTGACAATGTGCGGGTGCCCGCCAGTCATTTATTGGGCGAAGAAGGCCAAGGCTTTTTAGTTATCATGACTAACTTTAACCCCGAGCGTTTAAGTTTGGCGGTAACAATGGAAGCGGCGGCGCGTGCTTGTTTAGAAGATGCAGTGGAATGGGCGCAGCAGCGAAAAACCTTTGGTAAGCGCTTGGCAGATCATCAGGTTATTCGCCATAAAATTGCCACCATGAAACAAAAAATAAATGCGACGCAAACCTATCTACAATATTTAACCCAAGCTTATATCGAAGGGCGTTGTGATCCCGGTGATTTGGCCATGGCTAAAGTGCAGGCCAGTGAAACCATGGAGTTTTGCGCCCGTGAAGCCAGTCAGATACTTGGCGGCGCGAGCTATTTGCGAGGCAACCGCATAGAGCGTTTTTATAGAGAAGTTAGAGTTAATGCTATTGGCGGTGGCTCAGAAGAAATTATGCGCGACCTTGCTGCGCGTCAATATCGTTTGTAA